TGACATGACATAAAAAATGTGCAGTAAGAAGGAATCTCtatattctctgcattttatttattccagACACattctttaaaacaaacacacctaccCGGAAATGTATACAAAATTAAAAGTGCGGTTGGATATTTTTGCAACAATGTCAATACAAGAAATAAATATTGCACACCACAATGTCAAAGGGGAATGTCACTGTACTTAGTTTACAAGAATGAGGTATCACATGATATGTTAGGAAAAATTTCATCTTCTACAGTATGTGTTTCATCAATTAGTCAAGTGCAGAATCTCAATGTTTGCTGGTACATACATAAAATAGTTTCTTCAGTTTTGTACTGCAGTATTCTTACACTTGATCTTACTccaaaaatatatacaatatattttaCACAGCAGTATACCATTTGCAATAAAAACTGGAAGCTgtattttaccattttttttaaatacaaaatatgaTGACTAGTGGAATTAGTTGTCATAAAACCCCCTACTACATACTGCTTATGGTTCAAGTGGTCCACTGCCAATTCATTTACACATCAGTCAAGAGTTTTTCAATACCTACATTTCAGGAAATGTGGTTTAATTTCATATAGTGAAACTGTAAATCCATATTAAATGTCcaacatttaaaagtaaagagcatgatttaattaaatgtagAAATTAAACCTGTGGCTTTTCCTTGTTCTAAACTGAAACAGTTTGGGCAAAATACAACATTAAGAGTTTCACACCTGGTTGAATTTATTGCAGGTCTGTCTGAGCTACTTTGAATAAAACGTGagtcagaaacatttttaaattcatggATACATCTTCCCTAATTATACTTTATATTTAAGGGGTATTTAGAAGTCTCTCATAATTACTGCTTGAGATTTGGCAAGACTGGCACTGTAGAGTACACATATTCCAACAAGATGTAGTACAAActcaaaaatacacactgaaCACCCCGACATGTGCAGGGCCCTGGGTTTTTGTTGACATTGCTCCCCATTTTACAACCATAAGCAAAACCCCACTGGATGCTATTGTCTCTGCCTTTAGCTTTAGTTGAGACTTACAATAGCAGAACCTATACAAAAGAAACTAATAACTGTACAAAAACAGAGTGGTAGATGAACTAGCTGTGAACCGacacatgcatttgtgtgccaggattgttttatttcttaaaacattaaaattaacaATGTCTTCAAAATCGATTATCAAAAGAAGGTGCTTGAAAAAATACTGGCAAAATACTCTCTATCAGCTTACTTCAACAAGAAGTGAAAAACTACTACAATCATTTACAAGTccttgagcacacacacaggaaaaagcTTGAACAAAACATAGCTTATTTATATTTAGACCTAAGCTAAGTAAACTGTGTAGTCAGTGCTTGTCATTCTGTGCCTGAATGTCAGTTCTCAATATCACAGTTCAAATTTCACAGCATTTGAACCAAGTGGCTTTCTGTTACCTGATACAACAGTACTGTTGTATCAATCGCTGTATGATAATTCTGGAGGAAGCCGTATCCCCTTAAGGCAGTTTTAAGCATTAAGTCACTTTACATTGCATCTTAAGGTGCAGTGCAGTCTGTGTACGTGGTTACCATATTTCCTCTGCGCTGTGTTACTGTTCTACAGTGTTGTTTTGATGCACCATGaaacctgttttcagtctgtttggTGTGCCTGTCAAAGGTAAACATTCTCTCTATGTCTTCAAACATGTCATCAAAGATACCTGCTCCAAAACCTCCTTGAAAGTGTCTCTTGTGTCTGTTGTGGGACTCCTTGTAGGACCTGGAGTGTTCATCAAAGTGTCTTCGGTGACGGGCATGCCTGTTCTGGCTGTAGATGTCAAAGTCCTTGAATATGTCATCAAACTTGAAGCTGAAAGGTTGGTGGGCACCCTGTCTATGTCTGCCTTGAGTCTCCCCAGTGAAGTATGCAGAGGTGTCACCAAACTGGTTGTATTCTCTTCTTCTGGtttcatctgataaagtttcatAAGCTGCAtgtgacaaagagagacaagTGTCAGTCAACGCTGGAGACGTTTAGCACTGTATCTCAtcagcattttcaaaatatatGGCTACAATTATGAGTTACAAGGAGTGACTAAACATGAACATCCAACTTCATGATTTGAAATTGAAAGAGGCTAAACGAGATTCTAATCTGCATGTTGTATTAGTAATAAAATGACTATTTCAGTGTGTAAGGAAACAATGAATTTTTACACATCCAAACAACCCCAAAAAGAAACTGTCAACTGTACCTTCAGCAATTTCCCTGAATCTCACTTCAGCATCTGGGCTCTTGTTCTTATCAGGGTGATATTTCATTGCAAGCTTGTGGAAAGCCTTTTTTATCTGTCGCTCAGTGGCATCTTTAGGCACTCCTAGTATATCATAGTAGTCCTTCTTGGCAAGTATCAGCTCCGTTATCATGAGGATGCACACTGCAAACGTTACAGCGGACTGTGCTGTAGCCATGGCTCTGACGTCACCTggattaaagaaagaaaattatcaAAATGTTTGATGGATGCAATGAAGCAAAGGAGTGGTAACTGGTACTAACACATCTGAAGAAAAGCAAGGCACCTTACCATGTGGCTGCCTTGCAGGTAAAATGTTGCAAAATGCTGAAGTTAGCTTACGATTAGGCAGTTAAGGGAAAAGTTCTCCATTTTCTTGCGCCACGTATTGTTGTGAAAGGGTGTTAGACATCCTACTTAAAGTCTCAATGCTGTCTGAAACTCAGTTCCAGATCTGCGAATATTTCTGAAAGTAAATATGACAATTTCACAGCTTTTTCTCCATCCAGACAACTGGTAATAGACCAAGTCAAACTTTAGCTAACGTTACATTCACACTTAACAAACCTCTTCTGGATTAACAAATCGAGTCTTTGTAGAAACTATTTTTTAAAGAGACATTTTTTGTGTATTCATTGACATAATAAAGGTCTTTAGTTTCTCCTGGTTGATCTAGTACAGATTTAACAAGTCTACATATAGTTTTTGAGCTAGATCTGGTCTGATGTGGTATATACTGATTGATCTAATACAGATTAAGGGGGAAAGCAGTGAGATCGAAATTTTCTTTTGCTACATTAAAGAGAAAGGGGTTTAATAAAcctgataaaactgtcacaaGCTTTGGCTTAGTCCAGTCCAGATCTGAAAAGTCTGAGAATAGTGGTTTTGCATTTATCTAGTATATAGATTGGTCTGCTCCTCGGATCTCATCTAAGTCGACGTTAACGTTACACGTTCCGCTCTGTCATCACAGACATCACTCCTAATGTTAGCTAACGGTGCTAACACAACCTACCGCCCATATATTCTCTTCTTTCCTAGGTTCACCTACCTTTTTTTAGGTTTGATAGGAGAGCTGGTTCTGTTTCACTTACACTGCCTAGGAAATGTTTAACCAATGTTAAACATGACAGTGTTGAGTTGTGAGTGTTATCGAAGGACAGTCGTTAGGAGCAGCATCGTTTCCATTTCTTCTTCGATCCTTTCGCTGCATCAGCGTGAACTCACACTGAATGTTGGTTCGCTTCTGCCCTCTATCGGTCAATGCTGTTAACATTCCCCTCTCAACTGACCGATAGTGACCCTGGTGTTGATGGTAGTGTTGTGTgaaagaagtactcagatcctgAAGTGAAGAATTTTAAATAGGACATTGCTGTTCGTTGTTCTCTTACTTCTATTGTTACTTGTTCAATAACTTttagtatatatgtatatataatgtatgtagctgtgcttttcaaaataaataaatatgtattaATATTATACTATACACACAGTGAGGCATcgtattttatttgtattaagtAATAATGTGATTCTAACTTTTGAGTAAGGAGTATGTCATCACATTTCCAAGTGCCCGCGTAGCGctacatttgttattttctgaGTCCCGCGTGATGCACAGGAGGGTGGGGACCCATTTCTAACATTGAGCACTGACTCCGCCTGTCCGGACGAAGTTCGGCGTACGCCAGTTATTAATTAAAGTTAATCCTCTGCTACAGTTTCCCGGTGGGGAGAATTAGCCCAGCCAATCAACAGACTCCATTTAAAGGACCAAGGGACAGACAGCCAATTGCAGAAGACATGAAGTGTCACGtgatcattgttttcttctggcTAACATCACGTCATTCTGGAAATCAAGTGTAAGGTCGAATGACCCTGTGTATTTCTGTACtttaacatttttgtgttaACTTTAATCAAGGACGACCACTTAATGAGAGGGTTAAAGGATTCCTGGCTTTCATGAAACGAAGACATTAAAATACCGGTATGTTTCATTATGTTTTGTGTGGCCTATATAAATGCTAGCGAGTCAGCTAGCTGCGCAACTCTTGTGTTATCGGAGCTAACAGCTACTTCcagatgtttaaatgtgttaCTGTGAGTAGAAGTTTGCTCTTTAGGTTTCTCCTCTGTTTGAATAAGTTACCAAATAGATTTTACTTGTGAAGAAAAGCGCAGTGCTTTGAAGCTAGGTTTGGGAACAGTGTCAGTGGTTTTCATCtcatatattattttctttctattttctgttgtttttattctttcatgtaaatatcacttttttgttgttcatcACCAGGTTGCTGAAAAGGGAAAGCATAGACCTAAGACCATAGACCCGTTGGATGGTATTTATTCTTATGACCTGAAATAATGAGTCATAGATGGACTCCAAATACTTGGATGAACGTAAGCAGAGCATTTGTTATGTGCCAAACACATGCTCTGAAGTCAGCAGATTCACTTCCCTTGTCTGGTACCTCTCACTGTAGGGTTCATGTACAACACCCAGTTTGTTATAAGGCTGGCTGCCTCCAATGGAAGCACGTCCATCACCAGAGGATCAGAGGACGTAAAGGATGGCTCTTTAAAGCTAACCAGGCTAGACAAAGGCTTGGGCTCCACACCAGCACCCTGTATTTGAACACTTCAGCCTCACGTTGGTCCACTGGTCTGAGCCAACACATGTCGCGCGTCAGGAACACATTGGACACAGTTTCTAAAGCTGTGAGTGGGACACATACAGAACTTCTATCCAAAATTGCCAGACTCAAACCTAATGCTTTAAAGACTTTGAATAAGGCTGAGGTCAGAGTTGAGTCAGTGGCAAAAGCTGAGGAGACAGCAATCACAACTACTCATGCTCCCCCAAATGCTGCCCCTTGTTCTGCATCTACTACACCCAAAACTATAATTAACTCATCTCCTACTAGTCCTTCTGttcctgcttctgctgctgcatttgaTGCATGTGCCACTACCTCCACTCATTCTCAGAATTCTACACAAGCATCTGTCGCTGCCACAGTTCTGACTGTGCGAGAACTTAAGGAGAAAAGACTTAGGCGTGTTGTTCCAGCTGTCAAAGCCAGTTGTTCCAGAAATGAAGAGGAGCTTAAACCTTCATCAAATGACACTGAGAACAAGAGCACAACTTCCAAACAAACCACAGCACTTTTCCATCCCAGCAGCTTTTCAGTCAGCTTGGATGAGACCTACAACTACCTGGCCAATCATATCAACTCATACTTTGGCAGCAGTTCAAAAACTCAGGACAACAAAGTGGACAATGTTGACTATTCCTCTACTTCCTCTCAGGGTCAACAAACTAATGACCTCATGTTACTGTCTGATAAAAAGgactctgctgctcctgttaGCCCCGCTTCTTCTAAAAAGGGTTTAGGACACTACCTGTCCTACTCAGCTCCTACTGTGCAAGCCTTTGTTGGGAGCTACATTGCTCCCCTGGTCCCTAAGTTCAGGACAGGAGAATCCAAGAGTGCTacagtggaggagaagaagctTGAGGATGCAGCAGCGAAACAGGTTGAGGCCACAGTTAGTAAGGAGCAGaaggctgcagaggagaaagcaaagaaactTCTACTCCAAAGGGAAAAGGTAGGTCTACAACAAAGTGATGTGTCATTTGGAAATCTCTAATTTTGTAGGAATGTGGAATTGAtaataagaatatttttttaGCAACCAGGTCCTTCAATATCATTACCATAGTTGCATAGTTCTTTGTGTAAACACTTTGTCATTGTAGTGTAGACGTAGATTCTAACTGTGTGAGATgttatatgtgtctgtgttgcaggGAAACATGATGCCCTCATCAGATAAATCTGAGTATGTGGTATGTTAAAGCAGGGTGCATGCTGTCTACATGTAGACCATAGCTCTTGCTACTCTATATGTTGACTGGTAGTGTAGTGTGCCGATGTGCTCCTTGAGTTCTAGGAATCTGTTTTCAAAAATAACCCACTTGTGGTGATAGAGGGCTACAGAGAGTGTGTACTTTGTAGGTCAAGCCAGGCTTTTATGTTGTAGAGATATAAACACACCTGACATTCAGTTTATGGCGAGGCTGGATTGagtatttattttgaaacagcAGCTAATTATAAGCGAgtaagcagaaaacaaaaacacatgaccTATGTCCTTTTGCTGATGATATACAGTAGAATAATGTGATACACATATGGTTTATGGTCCAGTTTTGTTGTTATGTTTAGTTCAAGGGCCCGACAAGTAATCTGTACTATCAAGGTAACAAAAACGAGTTAATGGTACTTGAAATGCGTGTCTGTGGACAGTGTTTTGGAATGATAATTGCTGTGGCAGTTTTGTCATTAATCTGTTGATTTAACCACTATCCACAATGAATTACGCTACTTATGCTAGCTCATATATAAGCTTAATTTTCAGACCATGATTATGATGTTATTATTTAAAACCTTCTTCATTATTATAAACCAGCAGTTTACTTTAGATGGTAGTTAAAATAATACGTTGCTAACAGTAACCAATTTGCCACTTAAGTGTTTTATATACAAACAAATAGTTTCTCAAAATCTTTGACTGAAGTGTTCCACCTGAAGATGTGCTTAACAACATTTGGCGTCTGGCCTATGAACCTATGGTCCCAGCCAATGCATAACAGTGAAATCTAACTgctttcatatttttctgtcttctagATCATTGCCAGGGTGAGTGTGGACAGTCGAACTCGGGCTCTGGTCCAGGCTCTACACAGGGCGTCAGATGTAAGGGTCTACATCAACAGAGTGGAGGACCTCAGCTACCACCTCCTGGAGTTTCCAGAGACTCGTGGTGTTGCTGTCAAGGTCAGAAATCTGAACGGGcttgcattttgtgttttgctttttcccAGAATGCTAACATCCTGAGGCTTTGTCAGCAAAGTGTCTGATGCTGTTTAATATGTCAAAAACATCAACTCTTATGTTTGGCACGAGCTCATTGTGTAAAGACAGTGTTTACAGCAGGACATTTTTTACACATACATTACTGTgttatatctatatctatatctggAATGGAAACACCTACATGCTTCAGTCACAACAATATTCACTACCTCCATTCCTTTTAATGATGAAGGTATGATGTGTAGTCATCTCCCCTGGCTTGCCAATGTCCAGCCAATTTGCGAGAGGCAGTGTGATCGACCTCTCATTCAGAGAGCATTGACTGTTTGTGTCCTTGTTTGACTAACTGAAAAGCAAACTGGCAGAATAAGAGCGAGGCTGTATGACTGACTATGAGGACAAACACAGGGAAGGAGAGTTAAGACAACAGCATGTAAAATATCTCATGTTCAATTTGGGAAATGCCAGTATTAGATGATAAACTAAAACTAACTCATCTTACTCCTGAGAAAATTCTGTTGTCATGTCCTATCCCACC
The window above is part of the Toxotes jaculatrix isolate fToxJac2 chromosome 5, fToxJac2.pri, whole genome shotgun sequence genome. Proteins encoded here:
- the dnajb9a gene encoding dnaJ homolog subfamily B member 9a is translated as MATAQSAVTFAVCILMITELILAKKDYYDILGVPKDATERQIKKAFHKLAMKYHPDKNKSPDAEVRFREIAEAYETLSDETRRREYNQFGDTSAYFTGETQGRHRQGAHQPFSFKFDDIFKDFDIYSQNRHARHRRHFDEHSRSYKESHNRHKRHFQGGFGAGIFDDMFEDIERMFTFDRHTKQTENRFHGASKQHCRTVTQRRGNMVTTYTDCTAP
- the LOC121182270 gene encoding calcium-independent phospholipase A2-gamma-like isoform X1, translating into MSHRWTPNTWMNVSRAFVMCQTHALKSADSLPLSGTSHCRVHVQHPVCYKAGCLQWKHVHHQRIRGRKGWLFKANQARQRLGLHTSTLYLNTSASRWSTGLSQHMSRVRNTLDTVSKAVSGTHTELLSKIARLKPNALKTLNKAEVRVESVAKAEETAITTTHAPPNAAPCSASTTPKTIINSSPTSPSVPASAAAFDACATTSTHSQNSTQASVAATVLTVRELKEKRLRRVVPAVKASCSRNEEELKPSSNDTENKSTTSKQTTALFHPSSFSVSLDETYNYLANHINSYFGSSSKTQDNKVDNVDYSSTSSQGQQTNDLMLLSDKKDSAAPVSPASSKKGLGHYLSYSAPTVQAFVGSYIAPLVPKFRTGESKSATVEEKKLEDAAAKQVEATVSKEQKAAEEKAKKLLLQREKIIARVSVDSRTRALVQALHRASDVRVYINRVEDLSYHLLEFPETRGVAVKEKVIPCLLRLKQASDPGLRAAVREALALVGYQKPVKGRGIRILSIDGGGLRGLLALQTLHKLEDLTGKPIYKLFDYICGVSTGAILGFMLGVFQIPLNECDDMYRKLGSDIFKQNVIVGTVKMGWSHAFYDSEAWENILKEKMGSHLLVETSRNPECPKVAAVSTIVNRGTPLKAYVFRNYNLLPGVRSHYLGGCQHQLWQAIRATSAAPGYFQEFTLGNDLHQDGGLLINNPTALAIHECQCLWPNTPLECVVSLGTGRFENPGKNSTSYTSLKTKLTNVISSATDTEEVHAMLDAFLPPDTYFRFNPYMSEDISMDENRQEKLSHLQAEGVRYLERNEEKLKKVSRILTREKSSVQRMAEWARLRADMYSGLSFYYSK